The proteins below come from a single Terriglobales bacterium genomic window:
- a CDS encoding class I SAM-dependent methyltransferase — protein sequence MSDDELARLYGQLDNKIYESQAEGRNATARRHLKILNQYLKGGHLLDVGCASGAFLWAAAEAGWAVTGIEPAKVFYEEACKKLSRRAEVFCTTLQKASFPAASFDAVTLWDVLEHVPEPVKFLHDCAVLLKPGGYLLLNVPNLDSMQARILGSRWPLLLPEHLNYFNRESLKLCGAQAQLRWVHFRQRPALFSISYVLHRLKQHRIPGASLGHAMLSRTPVGDIHIPVYLGEICGVWQRSC from the coding sequence TTGAGTGACGACGAATTGGCGCGGCTCTATGGCCAACTTGATAACAAAATCTATGAATCGCAAGCCGAAGGCCGAAATGCGACGGCGCGGCGGCACTTGAAAATCCTAAACCAATATCTCAAGGGAGGGCATCTTCTTGACGTTGGATGTGCTTCCGGTGCTTTTTTGTGGGCTGCAGCAGAAGCGGGCTGGGCTGTAACCGGGATTGAGCCGGCGAAGGTATTTTACGAAGAGGCCTGCAAGAAACTTTCGAGGCGCGCAGAAGTATTCTGCACTACCTTACAAAAGGCATCTTTCCCGGCGGCTTCGTTCGATGCGGTGACTCTATGGGATGTCCTCGAACATGTTCCGGAACCCGTGAAATTCCTTCACGATTGCGCCGTTTTGCTTAAGCCCGGAGGCTATCTTCTCCTCAATGTGCCCAATTTGGACAGCATGCAAGCACGAATATTAGGTTCGCGCTGGCCTTTGCTGCTGCCTGAACATCTGAACTACTTCAATCGTGAGAGTCTGAAGCTTTGTGGAGCACAGGCCCAATTGCGTTGGGTGCATTTTCGCCAACGTCCTGCTTTATTTTCCATTTCCTATGTTCTACATCGTCTCAAGCAGCATCGGATACCTGGGGCGTCGCTCGGTCACGCAATGCTCTCGCGGACACCGGTCGGGGATATACATATTCCAGTGTATCTGGGAGAGATTTGCGGCGTATGGCAACGAAGTTGTTAA
- a CDS encoding ABC transporter permease: MLQLIRETYQNRELIWALALKELHVRYKRSVLGFLWALLHPLFMMIILTVVFSSLVGSRVEHYAVFLISMLLPWIFFAQALTYSVECLVSNGELLKKVRVAKSVFPVAVILSNTINFLLSLLPLALILVALRFPLHWTWVYLPIPIMGLLMFVLGCGFFLSAVNVYFRDVTHIVQIILQGWFYFSPIMFSLELLPQQYRMFFRLNPMLYILNGFRLAIYYGQLPTLQSVAASIGIGAITLFLGYSFFRRLEHTFALYV; encoded by the coding sequence ATGTTGCAACTCATACGCGAAACTTATCAGAACCGAGAACTTATTTGGGCCTTGGCGCTCAAGGAGCTGCACGTACGTTACAAGCGCTCGGTGCTGGGTTTTTTGTGGGCTTTATTGCACCCCTTGTTCATGATGATTATTCTAACGGTGGTTTTTTCTTCTCTTGTTGGCTCCCGCGTCGAACATTACGCCGTTTTCCTCATCAGCATGCTGCTGCCCTGGATCTTTTTCGCGCAGGCACTCACTTATTCGGTAGAATGCCTGGTATCCAATGGCGAATTGTTGAAAAAAGTCAGAGTGGCGAAGTCAGTATTTCCGGTGGCGGTCATCCTCTCCAATACAATTAACTTTTTGCTTTCTTTGCTTCCGCTGGCGCTTATTTTGGTGGCATTGCGCTTCCCGCTGCATTGGACGTGGGTTTATCTGCCTATCCCAATCATGGGGCTTTTGATGTTTGTTCTGGGATGCGGGTTTTTTCTTTCAGCCGTGAACGTATACTTTCGTGACGTGACCCATATCGTGCAGATCATTCTTCAAGGCTGGTTTTATTTCTCTCCCATCATGTTTTCTCTGGAGCTTCTGCCGCAGCAATACCGCATGTTTTTCCGCTTAAATCCAATGCTCTACATTCTGAATGGATTCCGCCTGGCGATTTACTATGGACAGTTGCCCACGCTGCAGTCGGTAGCGGCTTCGATCGGAATTGGGGCAATTACCCTGTTTTTGGGGTATAGTTTTTTTCGGCGACTGGAACACACCTTTGCGCTTTATGTTTAA
- a CDS encoding ABC transporter ATP-binding protein — translation MKNRIHLDDVVLRYRLIHERPDSLREAFAKIFRKRSQVMQLEAASHVSLDVSDGEILGIIGRNGCGKSTLLKIIAGVLKPTSGIARVDGSIAPLIELGAGFHPDLTGRENIVLNGLLLGLTRKKIREYEQNIIEYSELGDFINSPVKQYSSGMYMRLAFSIAIQVDPDILLVDEILSVGDAEFHAKCDESIAGFHRRNKTIVLVSHELETVARMCNRVLLMEAGRVVADGPAEQVIQEYYSRMNNHAPAEYCLPVPSGPTSTAGND, via the coding sequence GTGAAAAACCGTATTCATCTTGATGACGTTGTTCTGCGCTACCGGCTCATTCACGAGCGCCCCGATTCATTGCGCGAAGCCTTTGCCAAGATCTTTCGCAAACGTTCCCAAGTCATGCAATTGGAGGCTGCCAGCCACGTTTCGCTGGACGTGAGCGACGGTGAGATCCTGGGGATCATCGGGCGGAATGGCTGCGGCAAAAGCACGCTCTTAAAAATCATCGCTGGCGTCCTCAAGCCGACGTCGGGCATTGCTCGAGTGGATGGTTCGATTGCCCCACTGATCGAACTGGGTGCCGGGTTTCACCCTGATTTGACGGGCCGCGAAAACATCGTCCTGAACGGCTTGCTGCTGGGCCTGACGCGAAAGAAAATCCGCGAGTACGAGCAAAATATTATTGAGTACTCTGAACTGGGCGATTTTATCAATTCACCCGTCAAGCAATATTCTTCGGGGATGTACATGCGCCTCGCCTTTTCGATCGCCATCCAGGTAGATCCGGACATCCTCCTTGTGGATGAAATTCTTTCGGTGGGCGATGCTGAGTTTCATGCCAAGTGCGATGAATCCATCGCGGGTTTTCACCGGCGCAACAAAACCATTGTGCTAGTAAGCCATGAGCTGGAAACTGTGGCACGCATGTGCAATCGTGTCTTGTTGATGGAAGCAGGCCGGGTTGTTGCAGATGGGCCAGCAGAACAAGTGATTCAGGAATACTATTCCCGCATGAACAATCATGCCCCGGCGGAATATTGTCTGCCTGTGCCTTCCGGCCCCACCAGTACGGCTGGGAATGACTGA
- the gmd gene encoding GDP-mannose 4,6-dehydratase, with protein sequence MGLRALITGITGQDGSYLAEFLLERGYTVFGLIRRSSVENYDRIAHLVDKISFLQADLLDQSSLINALRQAKAQEVYNLAAQSFVPTSWHQPVLTGEFTALGVTRLLEAVRTVDLDVRFYQASSSEMFGKAIETPQREATPFHPRSPYGVAKVYGHYITVNYRESYNLFACSGILFNHESPRRGIEFVSRKITQGVAKIKLGRERELRMGNLEARRDWGFAGDFVQAMWQMLQQEQPDDYVIGTGVSHSVAELLEIAFKSVGLEWREFVRIDESLLRPAEVDHLLADTTKATQKLGWKPKVSFAELIAMMVDHDVYRIQRGMPLYASVVAGL encoded by the coding sequence ATGGGCTTGCGGGCATTGATTACGGGAATCACGGGTCAGGATGGATCGTATCTTGCTGAATTCCTGCTGGAACGTGGATACACCGTCTTCGGACTGATTCGACGCAGTAGTGTTGAAAACTACGATCGCATCGCGCACCTTGTCGATAAGATTTCTTTTCTGCAGGCAGACCTGCTGGATCAGAGCTCGCTTATCAATGCGCTGCGTCAAGCCAAGGCCCAGGAAGTCTATAACCTGGCAGCACAATCGTTTGTTCCCACTTCATGGCATCAACCGGTTTTGACCGGCGAATTTACGGCTTTAGGCGTAACCCGTTTGCTGGAGGCCGTTCGAACAGTGGATTTGGATGTACGTTTCTATCAGGCGTCGAGCAGTGAAATGTTCGGCAAGGCGATCGAGACCCCTCAGCGCGAAGCCACTCCCTTCCACCCTAGAAGTCCTTACGGGGTGGCGAAGGTGTATGGGCATTACATTACCGTAAATTACCGCGAAAGCTACAATCTGTTCGCCTGTTCCGGAATTTTATTCAATCATGAGTCTCCCCGGCGTGGTATTGAATTTGTGAGTCGCAAGATTACGCAAGGAGTGGCCAAAATCAAATTGGGACGCGAACGAGAACTCCGCATGGGTAATCTCGAGGCGCGCAGAGACTGGGGGTTTGCCGGGGATTTCGTGCAAGCGATGTGGCAGATGTTGCAACAGGAGCAACCCGATGATTATGTCATCGGAACAGGGGTTTCCCATTCGGTAGCCGAGCTTTTGGAAATCGCGTTCAAGAGCGTCGGGCTAGAGTGGCGAGAATTTGTGAGAATTGATGAATCCTTGTTGCGCCCCGCGGAAGTTGACCACCTATTGGCAGATACAACCAAAGCCACTCAAAAACTGGGATGGAAGCCTAAAGTGTCATTTGCTGAACTCATTGCTATGATGGTTGACCATGACGTTTACCGGATCCAAAGAGGAATGCCCCTATACGCTAGTGTCGTGGCAGGCCTCTGA
- a CDS encoding GDP-mannose 4,6-dehydratase, with amino-acid sequence MRVLITGATGFVGQHLTRLLMGRKHEIFGTYLVRNSTQFPAKLKLLHCDLCQRESVLRIVRQLRPERVYHLAAFSSVKDSLKDPQAVYENNFIGTLNLLEAIRDAAPRARILLVGSGQCYGRVAPKRLPITESEILLPENPYSASKAAADLLGYQFFCSYGLHVVRARPFNHTGPGQSAEFVCSDFARQIAEIDLRLKPPTLTVGNLNAVRDFTDVRDVVRAYELLLRKADAGEAYNVCSNRATSTAQIVETLRSFAALPVKVKIDQARARKHEIEQLYGSHHKLREATGWKPLYTLETTLRDLYSHWKKELQKPI; translated from the coding sequence ATGCGAGTTTTGATAACGGGCGCCACCGGATTTGTTGGACAGCATTTGACGCGTCTTCTGATGGGCCGGAAACACGAAATCTTTGGCACATATCTCGTCAGAAACAGCACCCAATTTCCAGCAAAACTCAAGCTATTACATTGCGATTTGTGCCAACGCGAGAGCGTATTAAGAATCGTACGTCAATTGCGTCCTGAACGCGTTTATCACCTGGCTGCCTTCTCGTCTGTGAAGGACTCGTTAAAAGACCCCCAGGCTGTCTATGAAAACAATTTCATAGGTACCCTCAACCTGCTGGAAGCAATTCGCGACGCCGCGCCTCGAGCGCGAATCCTCTTGGTTGGTTCAGGGCAGTGTTATGGCCGTGTTGCGCCGAAGCGTCTGCCTATCACCGAATCGGAAATTCTTCTTCCCGAAAATCCCTACTCTGCAAGTAAAGCCGCTGCGGACCTGCTTGGCTATCAATTCTTTTGCAGTTATGGATTGCATGTCGTTCGCGCGCGGCCCTTCAATCACACCGGACCCGGACAGTCGGCCGAATTTGTCTGCTCCGATTTCGCCCGCCAGATCGCGGAAATTGATCTCAGATTGAAGCCGCCTACCCTCACCGTGGGTAACCTGAATGCTGTTCGCGACTTCACCGATGTCCGTGACGTAGTGCGGGCCTATGAATTGCTCCTGCGCAAAGCCGATGCTGGAGAGGCATACAATGTCTGCTCGAACCGGGCGACATCTACGGCACAGATTGTGGAAACATTGCGTTCTTTTGCAGCGCTTCCAGTGAAAGTGAAGATCGATCAGGCACGAGCACGTAAGCATGAGATCGAGCAGCTCTACGGCAGCCACCACAAGCTGCGTGAGGCAACAGGCTGGAAGCCGCTGTATACTCTTGAGACCACGCTTCGTGATCTGTACAGTCACTGGAAGAAAGAACTTCAAAAACCCATCTGA